The segment GAAAAGGTTCTTTTTGCCGCAACCGAATAATAATTCGTACCTTGCTCCCGTCGCTGTTGTGCGACCGGGAGCATTTTTTTGATAGAAGGCGGTCACTATTTCCTCCCCCATATTTGATTTTCTTCTCTCTATCGTCTAAGGTAGGAACAGATGTTCACCACACACTAAATAACGAGGAGTCTTTCATGGACAATAGCACTCTCTTAAGTATGGAGGTAAGAGAGGGCGAAATAGTGGCCTTTCTCACCCCGGGAATCCTTTTGTGTAAGGGTGGACAAGTAGTTTCAAGAGGGACTTGCTTGGTGCCAAAAGGCGTGCGCGGTAGAGTGGTCGCCATTAACGAACCTTACGCGGACGGACACACGACAGACGTGGTCATCTGCGTTTTCAATGGTCACGATAGCACTGTGCGAATGAAGCCCGGAGAGCTCAGCGAAGATCCGTCACCGAAAAACATTCAGTGACACGGAAGGCGCATAAGGAATAGTTCCTTATGCGCCTTTTTCTTGAAAATCAAAAGACCCGCTAGGTAGCGGGTCTTTTGATTAAAGCGCAGGATTCCCCGTCAGCTTTGCTGTGGGGATGAATGCGCGAGGAAAAGGGATCGGGGAAAACTCTAGTTTTCCCCGTAGAGGAGAGCAGTGAGCGACTTTGTTTACTTATGAACGAAGTGAATTAGTAAACAAGAAGTACCCTTGTGGTACGAAGCGAGCGTTGAGAACCGAGTGGTTCTCAAAAATAAAATACCTCGTCTGCTTTGCAGCGAGGTATTTTATTAAGTGGGATAAATCTTCGCGCGAAGATTCTTTACACTTTTGGATTTGAGTACAGTTCGAGGAAGCGAGAAGCAAAAAGGTGAGGTGTATTTTATGATACAGCGAACTTTTTTGCGACGTGGCTGACAAAGAAATGTACCAAATGCGGAAGTGTAATTATTTTGACAAGCGAGGATCGGGGTGAAAACCGAAACCGCGAAGCGATGAAGGTTTTCATCCCGTCCGAACGAAGTCAAAACAAAGGGTTTTACGCCCTTTATTTTACGGCGTCCTTGAGTGCCTTAGCCGCACGAAACTTAGGCACCTTCATAGCGGGAACTTGTACCGCTTCTCCGGTGCGTGGGTTTCGGGCAGTTCGTGCTGCACGACCTTTTACTGAAAAAATACCGAGTCCTGCGATTGAAACTTCTCCACCACTGCGCATGGTTTTAACGATTGAATCAATCATTGTATCTACCGCTCGCTCTGCATCGGCTTTGCTACCGCCGAGTTTTTCATGAACAGCGTCAACGATGGCTGCTTTATTCATAGATTATTGGCAAACATATAAGAAACAACGGTGTAGAGAAAAAAATTCTAACCTATTACGCCTTATACGCTCACAAAATTTATTCACTAATAAACCTCAAACGACCTCGATAATGCTCTTAAACCCAAAATACGTTGAGAATTCTGGGTGAGACACCTATGGGCTATTATATAATAAGGGTTTTTTCATGCAATAGAGCTGTTGATTAACTGTTGATAACATTAAAAAACCGTCCCGATNNNNNNNNNNNNNNNNNNNNNNNNNNNNNNNNNNNNNNNNNNNNNNNNNNNNNNNNNNNNNNNNNNNNNNNNNNNNNNNNNNNNNNNNNNNNNNNNNNNNTACCGGGCGTATTCTATCACTTTTGTCTCCCGTATCACGTTCACTTTAATCTCACCCGGATATTTAAGCTCCCGTTCAATACGCTTGGCGATATCCCGCGCCATCGTTTGCGCCTCAAAGTCGGATGTTTCTTTAGGAGAAACGAATATGCGTATTTCCCTGCCCGCCTGCAGTGCAAACGACTTTTCAACGCCTGCGAAAGAATCGGCGATCGCTTCAAGGTCTTTCAAGCGTTTTAGATAATTCTCTACCGTATCGCGCCGCGCACCAGGCCTGCCGCCGGAAATGGCGTCGGCAACCTGCACAATAACAGACTCCAGTGTTTCGTAAGGATACTCTTCGTGATGCGATTGCATCGCCTTCACAATTGCTTCATTCGCGCCAAATTTTTGTAGAATACGCCGTCCGATCTCCACATGAGTCCCCTGTACTTCATGGTCAACCGCTTTTCCGATATCATGGAGCAACGCCCCCGCTCGCGCGATATGCACGTCGGCACCAAGCTCCTCGGCGAGCATTCCGGAAATATGCGCCATTTCAATGGAGTGTTGCAACACATTCTGTCCATAGCTCGTCCTAAAATGAAGCCTCCCCAATATAGCGACGATACGCGGATCAAGATTAAAGACGCTACATTCATACACCGCCTCTTCGCCTTTCTCTTTGATGATCTTATTGATATCTTCACGCGCCTTCAGAACGGCCTCTTCTATTTTTGCCGGCTGAATTCTCCCGTCCAGTATGAGGTTTTCTAGCGCCACTCGCGCTATCTGTCTGCGGATCGGGTCAAAAGAAGATATGGTGATCACACCGGGCGTATCATCAACAATCACGTCAACGCCGGCCGCTCGTTCAAACGCGCGTATGTTGCGCCCTTCCTTTCCGATAATTTTGCCCTTAATGTCATCGGAAGGCAAAGGAACGGATGTCGCCATTACTTCTGACGCCGTGGAGTTCGCAAGCCGTTGAATGCTCATGGACAAAATATCCTTCGCTTTCCTGTCCAGCACTTCCCGGTTGGCGGTCTCAAGCTTTTGCGTGCGCACCAAAAGATCTTCCTCGTACATTTGTTTTATATCCTTGAGCAATTCTTCTTTCGCCTCTTCTCGCGAAAGCTTGGCGATGCGCTCCAGCTCTTCTCGCTTCTTGTGTTCCGATTCCAGAACGCGGTCTTTTATTTCTTTCACCTCGGCGATCTTCTTCTTTATGTCTTCCGCTTGTTTATCAATATCAAGCTGACGGTTGTCCAGCATGTCTTCTTTCTTGATAAAGCGCTCTTCTGTTTTCTTGGATTGCGCTTCCCGCTCTTTTTCCTCCTGATGTATCTTGTTGAGAGTCTCTTTCGCCTTCGTATCGGCTTCTTCAACGATGCGTTGCGCTTCTTCTTTGGCGGCAAGCGTCATTTGCTTGATTTGCAGTTCCATGGAACCGCGTTGCCCCAAAGAGATGATCCACCGCAAAAAGTACCCGAACGCGATACCCAAAAGACCCGCTACTCCGGATAACAGTAATACTATTTTTAAGTCCATAAGCGATTGTGTTCGCTTGAGGCCTGTTTGCGATATGGATTACTCGCATGGTGCGTAGCGACAAGAAATATCATCCGGGCCGCGCGTCATGTTGGTAATTAAACGTTATGAGATACGTTGAAAAGTGTTTGCGTGAAAAGTAAAGTTTCTGAGCATGTGGGAATTTCGTTGTATGTGCATAACATAGATAAGTAACAGTGCCTTGAAGCGAAGTATATTTTCTACCTCACCGTGACCGCCGTCATTTTCAGCGCTTCAGAGTGAGTTTTTTGCAATTAATAAATGACAAAATCATAATATCAGACCTTTGATGACTTGTCTAACTGCCCCACAATTGGACCCGAACGGGTCATTCCACCGCAAAAACACCACACTTGGAAGTGTGGTGTTTTTGCGGTGGAGGAAAACGAGCTCCTCTCCGGGCTATTTGGCTTTCTTTTCCTTCATTATTTCATCAATAATGCCATATTTCTTTCCTTCTTCCGCTGACATATAGAAATCCCGCTCAACGTCCTTTTCAATCTTCGCAAGCGCCTGGCCGGTGTTTTTCGCAAGAAGCTTATTGAGGTTCGCCCTTGTTTTCAGAATGTGCTCCGCGGTGATGGCGATATCGCTTGCCTGACCTTCAACGCCGCCAAGCGGCTGGTGAATCATGATCTCCGCGTTGGGGAGCGCAAAGCGTTTTCCTTTCGCACCCGCAGATAAGAGGAGCGCGCCTCCTGAAGCGGCAACACCAATGCAGATCGTGCTTACATCGGGCCTGATGTGGTTCATGGTATCAATCATCGCAAGGGTGGAAGTGACCGAACCACCGGGAGAATTGATATACAGATGGATATCTTTCTTGGGATCTTCCGATTCCAAAAAGATGAGCTGGGCAATGATGTTGTTTGCCGTGTGGTCATCAATGACGCCACCCATGAAAACAATGCGCTCTTTCAAGAGGCGGGAATAAATATCATATGCTCGTTCGCCAAATTGGCTCTTTTCTATAACGGTTGGTATTAACATAGAGTTTATGCATTACGAATTACGATGTAAGAATACTATAACAAAAATATCCGGAAAACAATATCGGACATGTCATCCTTCTCACGCGCTACCCTCTTTCTCCAAAAACTTGAATACCGCTTCATTGGTGAGCACAGTCGCCACATAATCACGTGCGCGCTCTGGACTTGCGTCTTTGTAGTATTCCACAAGTTTTTTTACTTCCTTCTCTATTTCCTCTTCAGGAACGGTTATTTTTTCTTCCGTCGCGATCTTGTGCAGTATCAGTTGAGCTTTGGCGCGCGCTCTCGCATCGGGGAGCCATTCTTTGCGCAAATCATCCTTTGTTTTCTTGATGTACTTGAGATATTCATCAAACTTAAGGCCCATGCGCGCGATGTCACCCTGAAATTGCGCCATCATCTTGTCCAATTCACTCTCTACGATCACCGCCGGAAGTGCGATATCCGACCCCGCAATCACTTTTTCAATGATGACCATGCGCTTTTTCTGCGCCGCTTTCGTTTCTTTTTCCTTGAGCATGTTCTCATGGAGCTTCGCTTTAAAATCCTCCACGCCCTTAAAATCGCCGAGTGTTTTCACGAATTCATCATTCAATTCGGGAAGGGCGGGTTTTTTGCTTTCGTCTCCCTCCTCCTTGGATGCATTGACCGGGTTCCGAGCTTTCTCTTGCTCGTTACCGGTGATGACGTGCGCGCGTTGCTTTCTGATATCGGCGATAGCCTCTTCCATTTCTTTTTCTTCAAGTTTTATTTCTTCTTTTTTTGCCATCTCTTCTCGCGCCGCCGCCTTATAATCAGAAAGTTTCACCTCCGGCATGACTGCCGTTTTGATACTGAAACCAAGCGAAGACCCTTTGGCAATCTTTGTGATATTCACCTCCGGTCTGCCGATGGCGTCAATCTTATGCTCCATAAGAATCTTCGGGTATGCGTGTGAAATAGCCGTCTCCGCCATCTCCTCAAGAATAGGCATTTCACCGATCTTCTGCACCAAGATCTTTTCCGGCACATTCCCTTTACGGAATCCCGGCATCTCAATATTAACAGAAAGCCTCCGCACCACTTGGTCGCGGTATTGCTCAAATTCTTCCGCAGGGATCTCCGCTTTGATCTCCACCTCCGCATTTTCCAGTGATTTTACCTCTACATTTACTGCTGACATAATGTTTCCCAGTGTAACGCATTATGCATAAACGGTCAAAAAACACCCCGTGTGAGGTGTTTTTTGAAGAAAAATCTCTTTGAAGAGAGGTTTTTATGGATTGAGTTGTGCCTCTATGCTTCCGACCTCCGCGTCAAGTCCGTTCAAAACCGTCGCGCTAAGATCAGCTTCAATGTCCGCCACAGAATCAGAGGTTCCCTGTGTTTTAAGCGCATTCAACGATTCGTCCGCTTGCCCCGCTACTTTTTCTGCCGTCATGCTGTCTGCCGTATTTTCTTGAGGCGCAACGTTGTTCACTTTCTGACCCCAAAAATAGAGGCCGCCGAGTATGATCACCACAACAATGATAATGATACCGATCAAGGGACCGACATGTTTTTTCTCTTCAGGAACATTGGAGAGTGGCACACCCATTTCCGGGGGCTGTCCTCCGGCGACGTTCATTCCCTGGTTTTGGTTCTGTTGTTCTTGGTCCATGGTTTTTATTTTTCTTGCCTTACTGATAATTTTTATTNNNNNNNNNNNNNNNNNNNNNNNNNNNNNNNNNNNNNNNNNNNNNNNNNNNNNNNNNNNNNNNNNNNNNNNNNNNNNNNNNNNNNNNNNNNNNNNNNNNNCTGTCGTCGGCTTTTTCAGGTCCCTTGATCGCCTTAATGGCTTCAACCAACGCGCGATGCGCTTCTTTTGTTGTTTCCTTTGCCCCCTTGAGAAGTTCTTTCACCTTGCCGAACGCTTCTTTTGGATTCTCTCCGGCCAGTGCCGCATATATCTCTATCTGTGTTTCTGCTATCTCGTCCTCTGCCTCTTCCACTTTATTCCTTGATTCTTCCAAGAGCTCTCTTGCATGAGTCACGTCTATATTATTTTCTTCAAGTTTGGTGAGTCTTGATTCAAGTCTGTCGCCCAACTTCGTGATCCTCTCAAGTGCCGCTTCAAATCGTTTGATCA is part of the Patescibacteria group bacterium genome and harbors:
- a CDS encoding HU family DNA-binding protein → MNKAAIVDAVHEKLGGSKADAERAVDTMIDSIVKTMRSGGEVSIAGLGIFSVKGRAARTARNPRTGEAVQVPAMKVPKFRAAKALKDAVK
- the rny gene encoding ribonuclease Y; the protein is MDLKIVLLLSGVAGLLGIAFGYFLRWIISLGQRGSMELQIKQMTLAAKEEAQRIVEEADTKAKETLNKIHQEEKEREAQSKKTEERFIKKEDMLDNRQLDIDKQAEDIKKKIAEVKEIKDRVLESEHKKREELERIAKLSREEAKEELLKDIKQMYEEDLLVRTQKLETANREVLDRKAKDILSMSIQRLANSTASEVMATSVPLPSDDIKGKIIGKEGRNIRAFERAAGVDVIVDDTPGVITISSFDPIRRQIARVALENLILDGRIQPAKIEEAVLKAREDINKIIKEKGEEAVYECSVFNLDPRIVAILGRLHFRTSYGQNVLQHSIEMAHISGMLAEELGADVHIARAGALLHDIGKAVDHEVQGTHVEIGRRILQKFGANEAIVKAMQSHHEEYPYETLESVIVQVADAISGGRPGARRDTVENYLKRLKDLEAIADSFAGVEKSFALQAGREIRIFVSPKETSDFEAQTMARDIAKRIERELKYPGEIKVNVIRETKVIEYAR
- the clpP gene encoding ATP-dependent Clp endopeptidase proteolytic subunit ClpP; protein product: MLIPTVIEKSQFGERAYDIYSRLLKERIVFMGGVIDDHTANNIIAQLIFLESEDPKKDIHLYINSPGGSVTSTLAMIDTMNHIRPDVSTICIGVAASGGALLLSAGAKGKRFALPNAEIMIHQPLGGVEGQASDIAITAEHILKTRANLNKLLAKNTGQALAKIEKDVERDFYMSAEEGKKYGIIDEIMKEKKAK
- a CDS encoding trigger factor, which codes for MSAVNVEVKSLENAEVEIKAEIPAEEFEQYRDQVVRRLSVNIEMPGFRKGNVPEKILVQKIGEMPILEEMAETAISHAYPKILMEHKIDAIGRPEVNITKIAKGSSLGFSIKTAVMPEVKLSDYKAAAREEMAKKEEIKLEEKEMEEAIADIRKQRAHVITGNEQEKARNPVNASKEEGDESKKPALPELNDEFVKTLGDFKGVEDFKAKLHENMLKEKETKAAQKKRMVIIEKVIAGSDIALPAVIVESELDKMMAQFQGDIARMGLKFDEYLKYIKKTKDDLRKEWLPDARARAKAQLILHKIATEEKITVPEEEIEKEVKKLVEYYKDASPERARDYVATVLTNEAVFKFLEKEGSA